The following proteins are encoded in a genomic region of Pseudomonadota bacterium:
- the dprA gene encoding DNA-processing protein DprA: MERIEAWLTLYMTPGLGSAGCRQLVKRFGEPALALQASRRELETVPGLKKECIESIGLESIRTKARKEYEQARKSGVAILCWDDPGYPAMLREIPGPPALIYVRGSAASLSGPAISIVGSRAASSYGTRAAEDLAGQLARLGYTIVSGLALGIDTAAHRGALQAGGKTIAVLGCGVDIVYPRQNLKLYGDIQGNGAVISEYPFGTKPESFRFPGRNRIISGLSRGVVIVEAARRSGSLITANYALEQGREVFAVPGRVDSPKSEGTHRLLQDGAKLVLNADDIVNELGPDCPSSGDAVASVKARKKDLPELDEQEKVLLGLLEVYPKPIDDIITESGMPVEKVNELMLLLELKGACEVLPGRQYQLRN; encoded by the coding sequence ATGGAACGTATTGAAGCGTGGCTTACATTATATATGACTCCGGGGCTCGGTTCAGCCGGGTGCAGACAACTGGTCAAACGTTTTGGCGAGCCCGCATTGGCACTGCAAGCCTCCCGCCGCGAGCTTGAAACGGTTCCCGGACTCAAAAAAGAATGTATAGAATCAATCGGACTTGAAAGCATCAGGACAAAGGCCCGGAAAGAATATGAGCAGGCGCGGAAGTCGGGGGTCGCGATTCTCTGCTGGGACGATCCTGGATACCCTGCCATGCTCCGTGAAATTCCCGGCCCACCGGCCCTGATCTATGTGAGAGGAAGCGCCGCATCTCTCTCCGGACCGGCCATCAGCATTGTCGGATCAAGGGCTGCCAGTTCATATGGAACAAGAGCTGCTGAAGATCTGGCCGGCCAGCTGGCCCGGCTTGGTTACACAATAGTCAGCGGCCTCGCCCTGGGGATCGACACCGCGGCCCATCGCGGAGCATTACAGGCCGGGGGAAAGACCATCGCGGTTCTCGGCTGCGGCGTTGATATTGTCTATCCCCGACAGAACCTGAAACTGTACGGTGACATTCAGGGAAATGGTGCGGTAATAAGTGAGTATCCGTTCGGCACCAAACCGGAAAGTTTTCGTTTCCCGGGCCGAAACAGAATTATCAGCGGCTTGAGCCGCGGGGTGGTTATTGTCGAGGCGGCACGTCGTTCCGGCTCCCTGATCACCGCGAACTACGCACTTGAACAGGGCAGGGAAGTCTTTGCCGTGCCGGGCCGGGTTGACTCCCCTAAAAGCGAAGGCACCCATCGCCTTCTCCAGGACGGGGCAAAGCTTGTCCTGAATGCAGATGACATTGTCAATGAACTGGGACCGGACTGTCCGTCCAGCGGAGATGCGGTTGCCTCAGTGAAAGCCCGGAAAAAAGACCTTCCCGAGCTTGATGAACAAGAGAAAGTGCTGCTGGGTCTTCTTGAGGTGTACCCGAAACCAATTGACGACATCATTACCGAAAGCGGCATGCCGGTGGAAAAAGTAAACGAACTGATGCTCCTTCTTGAACTGAAAGGAGCCTGCGAAGTTCTGCCGGGCAGGCAGTATCAGTTGAGAAATTGA
- the dnaG gene encoding DNA primase, translated as MTNFSSKDDSVQLVKEAADIVEIIGEHVNLKKAGTNYKGLCPFHSEKTPSFTVNPARGSYHCFGCNEGGDVFSFYMQYHNATFPEALKNLARRYNVTLPEKPLSHQDQERARKRINLYEIQERAATLFHETLLHDPLAAGARKYLEDREIPTEIISRFRLGYAPDRWDFLAGRITDSHRRDLACEAGLLVRKERGGFYDRFRDRLLCPIMNMSGQTAGFSGRILGAGQPKYMNSPESPVYDKSRLVYGLYQNREQIRKARRCLLVEGNFDLLSLAAKGFDYAAAPLGTALTRYQVRSLKGYAEEVVILFDGDAAGLKAAMKAVPVFLSEHVEARVLILPPEHDPDTFIRAHGKEALARKIETSVSLPEFVFHHLKSIHTTSVDGKARIVTEMQGIINELEDNSVEKTVFVSHFAQKLGIPPEQLVKTNAGIAPPGNADKNKDRKKTEPLTLSFKEKQFLEFLIIFPEYLQKFTEAGIEDVIIGSFGKLILKHLQESADDATGGQERLLDLAEGEERAFISELLITSPSYTDEEKEHTAAEKLGWLHHNRLKIMRENLTRQINEAHRSGDVALCMKLIEQKNSLDKGPGNQELS; from the coding sequence GAGAAAACCCCATCCTTCACGGTGAATCCGGCCAGGGGCTCATATCATTGTTTCGGCTGCAATGAAGGCGGCGACGTCTTTTCTTTTTACATGCAGTACCACAATGCAACCTTTCCGGAAGCACTGAAGAACCTGGCCCGCCGCTACAACGTGACCCTGCCGGAAAAACCCCTTTCCCATCAGGACCAGGAGCGGGCCAGAAAAAGAATCAACCTCTACGAGATTCAGGAGCGGGCCGCGACCCTGTTTCACGAAACACTGCTGCACGATCCGCTGGCCGCCGGGGCGAGAAAATACCTGGAAGACCGGGAAATCCCCACGGAAATCATCAGCAGATTCCGGCTCGGCTATGCCCCGGACCGCTGGGATTTCCTGGCGGGCAGGATCACCGACTCCCACCGGCGCGACCTGGCCTGTGAGGCGGGGCTGCTGGTACGAAAAGAACGGGGCGGGTTTTACGATCGATTCCGGGACCGGCTTCTCTGCCCGATCATGAATATGAGCGGCCAGACCGCCGGATTCAGCGGCCGGATTCTCGGGGCCGGCCAGCCCAAATACATGAATTCACCCGAAAGCCCGGTCTATGACAAAAGCCGTCTGGTGTATGGTCTCTACCAGAACCGGGAACAGATCAGGAAGGCAAGGCGCTGCCTTCTGGTTGAAGGAAATTTCGACCTGCTGTCTCTTGCCGCCAAAGGGTTTGATTACGCTGCGGCGCCACTGGGCACCGCCCTGACGAGATATCAGGTGCGCTCCCTGAAAGGGTATGCGGAAGAGGTGGTCATCCTCTTTGACGGGGATGCCGCGGGATTGAAGGCGGCAATGAAAGCGGTGCCGGTATTTCTCTCCGAGCATGTTGAGGCAAGAGTCCTGATTCTCCCCCCTGAGCACGACCCGGACACCTTTATCAGGGCACACGGCAAGGAGGCACTGGCCCGGAAAATCGAGACTTCGGTATCATTGCCGGAGTTTGTATTTCACCATCTGAAATCAATCCACACCACCTCGGTTGACGGAAAGGCCCGGATCGTTACGGAAATGCAGGGCATCATCAATGAACTGGAAGACAACTCGGTAGAGAAAACCGTTTTCGTTTCTCATTTTGCCCAGAAACTTGGAATCCCTCCGGAACAGCTGGTAAAAACAAATGCGGGGATCGCTCCGCCGGGCAACGCGGATAAAAACAAAGATCGCAAAAAAACAGAGCCCCTCACCCTCTCTTTCAAGGAAAAACAGTTTCTGGAATTTTTAATTATTTTCCCAGAATACTTGCAAAAATTCACAGAAGCTGGCATTGAAGATGTAATCATCGGTTCTTTTGGCAAGCTTATTTTAAAGCATCTGCAGGAGAGTGCCGATGATGCAACAGGTGGGCAGGAACGTCTGCTGGATCTGGCCGAGGGGGAGGAAAGAGCCTTTATCTCAGAATTGCTTATCACTTCGCCATCCTACACCGATGAAGAGAAAGAGCACACCGCAGCCGAAAAACTCGGCTGGCTGCACCATAATCGATTAAAAATCATGCGGGAAAATCTGACCCGCCAGATCAATGAAGCCCATCGATCTGGAGACGTTGCATTGTGCATGAAACTTATCGAACAGAAAAACTCCCTGGATAAGGGCCCCGGCAATCAGGAATTGAGCTAG
- the rpoD gene encoding RNA polymerase sigma factor RpoD: MGAVSLLSSKQEIELAKQIEKSEKLIQGAIIATPVALSVLKQIATALQDDSLSIASVIRGVNDADPKAVNEIKDRFIWQIREAERLEREMIAFRKDLQDPEIDQATYMKVSIRIERNENSVVRLFQEDRIAGKFIKEIINKLRRLAIIMEEATNRARKAREAEEGKSGQPTADEIRLHMIEAKHGIDHETLQEIFSKIALGEETSLHAKKYLAQANLRLVVSVAKKYANRGLQLLDLIQEGNIGLMKAVDKFEYRRGYKFSTYATWWIRQGITRAIADQGRTIRIPVHMIDTINRLLKCSKKLTRETGQEPSPAELALELDIDEEKVKNILKISKEPVSLDAPIGGGEDSFLADFIEDEDSMSPQDASVKESLKKSLSDVLSTLSPREESVVRMRFGLDNELDLTLEEVGKNFSVTRERIRQIEAKAIKKLKHPSRKKYLSSFNEDR; encoded by the coding sequence ATGGGGGCTGTCTCCCTGCTCTCCTCCAAACAGGAAATCGAACTGGCCAAGCAGATCGAAAAAAGCGAGAAGCTGATCCAGGGGGCAATCATTGCGACCCCCGTAGCTCTTTCCGTATTGAAACAAATTGCAACCGCCCTCCAGGACGACAGCCTGTCGATCGCCAGCGTGATCCGGGGCGTGAACGACGCCGACCCCAAAGCAGTAAACGAAATCAAAGACCGTTTTATCTGGCAGATCAGAGAAGCGGAACGTCTTGAGCGTGAAATGATCGCCTTCCGCAAGGACCTTCAGGACCCTGAGATCGATCAGGCAACATACATGAAGGTCTCGATCAGGATTGAGAGAAACGAAAATTCGGTGGTCCGCCTTTTTCAGGAAGACCGGATCGCCGGCAAGTTCATCAAGGAGATCATCAATAAATTACGCCGGCTGGCAATCATCATGGAAGAGGCCACCAACCGGGCCCGGAAAGCCAGAGAAGCGGAAGAAGGCAAAAGCGGTCAGCCGACCGCGGACGAAATCCGGCTGCACATGATTGAAGCCAAGCATGGCATCGACCATGAAACACTGCAGGAGATTTTCTCGAAAATCGCCCTGGGCGAAGAAACCTCTCTCCATGCCAAAAAATACCTGGCCCAGGCCAACCTCCGGCTGGTGGTCAGCGTCGCAAAAAAATATGCAAACCGCGGGCTGCAACTCCTGGACCTGATCCAGGAAGGCAACATCGGGCTCATGAAAGCGGTGGACAAATTTGAATACCGTCGCGGTTACAAATTCAGCACCTATGCGACATGGTGGATCAGACAGGGAATCACCAGGGCCATCGCCGATCAGGGCCGGACCATCCGCATCCCGGTCCACATGATTGACACCATCAATCGCCTGTTGAAATGCTCCAAAAAATTAACCCGGGAGACCGGCCAGGAACCAAGCCCTGCCGAGCTTGCCCTGGAACTGGATATTGATGAAGAAAAAGTAAAAAATATCCTGAAGATCTCCAAGGAGCCTGTCTCCCTTGATGCTCCCATCGGTGGTGGGGAAGACAGCTTTCTCGCAGATTTCATTGAAGACGAGGACAGCATGTCGCCGCAGGATGCCTCCGTCAAGGAGAGCCTGAAAAAAAGCTTAAGCGATGTCCTCTCCACCCTCTCGCCACGGGAAGAGAGTGTGGTCAGAATGCGCTTCGGCCTGGACAACGAACTCGACCTGACCCTTGAAGAGGTCGGGAAAAACTTTTCGGTGACCAGAGAGAGAATCCGCCAGATAGAAGCCAAGGCCATCAAGAAGCTGAAACATCCATCACGAAAAAAATACCTTTCCAGCTTCAATGAGGATCGCTGA